Within the Polaribacter pectinis genome, the region CTTGTTTAACAACTTCTTCTTCTTTCTTAATAGAACTCTCTTCTAAAGGTTTGTATGAATATTGTATATCATCCATAGAAGCATGAGCATTTCTAATAGCTTCATGGTACCCTTTTTTATAATCTTTCTCTTTACTTTTACCTACTTTAGATGTGTAAATAACATTATTATTACAATCTTTAAGTTGTATTATATTTTTTACTGTAAACATCCCAGAATCATCTATAACATTTGCAGTTAATCCAAGACATCTGTTTTTCATTAAATCTTCTGGAAGTGTTTCATTGCTTATAAAAACTGTTAAACCGTTTTTTTTTAACAAAAATTTTGTTAAAGAACTTGTTTCATATTGGTTTATATGCTTAAGAAAATCGAATTTCTCTGGCACAATTATATACTTATAATTGTTTATTTTCTTTTGTTGACTGTTTAAAGAAATTGCTATTAAAAAAATAAATATGGTTGTTGCTTTTTTTATCATCTTTTAAAATATTACATTTATTCCCAATTGAAGAGAAATATTATTTGCAGATGCAATATCGCTAAATTCAACAATATTATCTACCATTCCATAAAAATTAATTTTACCAATTTGTGCAGAAATTCCTGCTCCTAGATTATAGAATGAATAATCATCTATTGTATACGTTAATTTAGCGCGAAACTTTTCCGAGAAAGCTTTTTCATAAAAACCAGTTAATGCCAATTGTGGATTTAAGGGTCTAAAAACTGTATATAATTGAACACCTAAAGCATCTGTATAAAAATCTTTGTAAGTATTATCGTAACAATACTTACTTCTTCTTTCTCCATAACTATATTTTAATGAGGCGTTTATTTTTGTGGGTCTCCAAGAAATATAAGAGTCTTCATTATCTCCCATAGGTAACTTCTCTTTAAAATCTTCGTCTAATTCTGCCCAATAATTGGTAGGATTGTTAGGGTCATATTCAAACTCTATACCTTCAAAAACATAGCTTCCTTTGGCAGTAGAATTTTTTATATTTTTCTTATGATTAATAAAACCTAAATCTATTATACTACCTGTAAATTCTAATTGAGGTGAAGCATGATAAGTAAATCCAAAATCTAATCCTAAACCAGAATTAGCTCCTAAAAAAGTGTTTCCTAAATATGTTCCAGGATCTTTAATTATTTCGTCATTTTCTACCAAACCAGAGGTTTGTAGGTTAATATCTATATTATCTAAATAATGTCTATAAATATTATCTGAACCTTGTTCTGTTCTAAAAGTTCCAGAATTATTAGAGGATTGTACATTAAATGCAGATGAATAAATTTTAAACCTACCTCCTATTGTTAATTTTTCATTTATCTTTCTTGAAGCTCCAAAATGAAGCACACCAAAAGCATCTACTTTGTATAAAATTTGCGATAAATTAAAACTCCTATTTAAATAAGCCGAATTTCCTTCTGTAATTAATGTTAAAGGATCTTTGGGAAAATAAGCAATACCATCTATTTCTTCATAAAAACCAAAACTAAAATAGGTGTTATCATCTAACCTAAAACCGCCACTTAAAATTTCTATTTGAGAGTTAAACTTCATATAATCTCTAACATCTAATTTGTTTAAAACATCAGAAATCTTGTCATTTATAGGTCTATTATCAGCATCAAAAACATCTCTAATAACAAAACCCGTAGAACCAAATTCTCCAGAAAAACCAGATAGTAAAGGTACTCCTACATGGTATTTAAAATTAGTTTCTGCTCCTGGATTTAACAATAATGTTTGTGGTAATTCAGCAAAACCATACAACACTTGTTTGTTTTGTGAAAAAGATTTGATTGCACAAAAAGCAAATAAGAAAACAACAACTTTTATAACTTTATGCATCTGTATCTAAATAAATTGTTGCTGAAGATTTAAACTCAAACTCGCTAGTATCTGCAGGGTTTATGGGAGTAGCAGAGTTTTCTATCTTTATAGTTATTCTAATTCTTGTTGTATTTTTAATATTAAGATTAGAACTAATTTCTACCGTTTGCAAATCTTTAAATGCCAAATCATTTGCATTTATATTTAATTCGTTTAAACGGTGTGTAATTACTCTATTATCATTTAAAAAATCTATTTGAATTGAAAAACTTCTATCAAATTCATTTTTAATCTCTACATTAAAATCAATTTTCACCACCTTGTCTTTAACAAAGTCATTGTCAAAAATCCTAATTTCAGATTCATCAATTATTTCTGAATTCGAAGGAGTTCCTGTAGCGTCAAAAAATTGGCTAGGTAAAATTGTAAAGTATGCTAACGAAGATGTAATAACTGGGGTAGCATTGTAATCATTGATTTGGTCGAAATCTAAATTATCTGCACAAGAGATAAAAAATAGTATAGAAAAAAATGTAAAGATTTTTTTGGGGGTAATCATTTAATTTAGTTTGATTATTAAACGTTTAACTGGCTAAAGATATTGTTTTATTTCTAATAATGAAAAAACGGTTTTAATTTTAGAAGTTTCTTTTTTTGATTCTTCAAAATTGCAATGAATTGCATCTAAACCAACATCTAAAGCTCCTAGGATATCTGCTTCTAAACTATCTCCAATCATAATAGATTGTTCTTTTTTAGCTTTAGAAACTTCCAATGCAAAGTTAAAAACTTTAGGATTTGGTTTCTTTACTCCAACAGAATCAGACGTAATAATGTTATCAAAATAATGATGAATTTTAGAGTTTATCATTTTTTTACGTTGTATTTCTTCGAAACCATTTGTTATAATGTGCAACTTATATTTATCTTTTAAATAATCTAAAAGTTCGAAAGTACCATCGAAAAGGTGGTTAAAATCTGCTAAAGTAGCTATGTATTCAATTGCAATTAAGTTTATTAAATCGTCTGAAACGGTATAATTTATGGCATCAAAAGTATTTTTTAACCTGCCATACCTTAATGCTTCTTTAGTTACTTTTTCTTCTCTGTATAATTTCCAATATTTTTTATTTAATGGTTTATATACTTTCAAAAAGGCTGGTAATTCAACAGAAATATTGTTAGCCAAAAACACTTTTTGAAAAGCTAATTCAGAGTTTTTTTCGAAATCCCAAAGCGTGTGATCTAAATCAAAAAAGACATGTTTTATATTCATTTGCTAAAAATAGAAATTATTAAATAAAAAACTGTTTTACTCGTTATATTTGTTGAAACCTTTTTAAAATTATTTTTTTGAATAAAAAACTACACATTCTTTTTTTATGCGGTTGGTATCCTTCTAGGGTTTATCCTAATAATGGAGATTTTATTCAAAGACATGCAGAAGCTGTTGCTCTAAAACACAAGATTTCTATCTTACACATTGTTTCTGATGAAAATTGTTCTGATACAATTGAAATAACTTCCGAAGAAATAAACGGAATTGAAACGCATATTGCCTATATTAAAAATACAAGCAATGTTATTTTAAAATTAACTCTTTTTTGGAAAGCCTACTTTAAATTACTAAAAAAAATAAAGCCTTTTGATTTTGTTCACTTAAACGAAATATACCCTTTTGGTATTTTTGCTTTGCACTTAAAATGGTTTCAAAAAAAACCTTTTATAATTTCGGAACATTGGACTGGTTATCATTTTCTTCTATCTAAAAAAATTAATTTTTTGGAGAAAATAATTT harbors:
- a CDS encoding DUF5723 family protein yields the protein MHKVIKVVVFLFAFCAIKSFSQNKQVLYGFAELPQTLLLNPGAETNFKYHVGVPLLSGFSGEFGSTGFVIRDVFDADNRPINDKISDVLNKLDVRDYMKFNSQIEILSGGFRLDDNTYFSFGFYEEIDGIAYFPKDPLTLITEGNSAYLNRSFNLSQILYKVDAFGVLHFGASRKINEKLTIGGRFKIYSSAFNVQSSNNSGTFRTEQGSDNIYRHYLDNIDINLQTSGLVENDEIIKDPGTYLGNTFLGANSGLGLDFGFTYHASPQLEFTGSIIDLGFINHKKNIKNSTAKGSYVFEGIEFEYDPNNPTNYWAELDEDFKEKLPMGDNEDSYISWRPTKINASLKYSYGERRSKYCYDNTYKDFYTDALGVQLYTVFRPLNPQLALTGFYEKAFSEKFRAKLTYTIDDYSFYNLGAGISAQIGKINFYGMVDNIVEFSDIASANNISLQLGINVIF
- a CDS encoding YjjG family noncanonical pyrimidine nucleotidase → MNIKHVFFDLDHTLWDFEKNSELAFQKVFLANNISVELPAFLKVYKPLNKKYWKLYREEKVTKEALRYGRLKNTFDAINYTVSDDLINLIAIEYIATLADFNHLFDGTFELLDYLKDKYKLHIITNGFEEIQRKKMINSKIHHYFDNIITSDSVGVKKPNPKVFNFALEVSKAKKEQSIMIGDSLEADILGALDVGLDAIHCNFEESKKETSKIKTVFSLLEIKQYL